The Deltaproteobacteria bacterium nucleotide sequence CTGCGTCTGATGGCAACGTGCGTTGTCGCTTGCGGCTGTCACTCACAGCCAGCATCAGTTCGACCTCAACCGCGTGCGGAATACGCCCACGGGTTTGGTCTCGTCCCCATTCTTCAGCCCATCCCCGCCCATCAAAGAAGCGCAAGCGCAATCCTTGCACCCGCGAGAGGAGCGGTAGCATCTCCCCCTCGGATGCCACTCGTGTTGTTTCGGCACTCAGCCGTACGCGACGGATCAATTGCCATAAGGTCGGCGTTAACGGGTCGGGGATCAGGTCGTACGCGATCTCGCTCCAGTCTCCTTCGCGCCCTCCAGCAGTCAGTTGTCCGCTAGCAAAGGACATAAAAGACATAGACGCTTGAGGAAATGAGGAGGTTCGTCGCGTTTCTCCCGTAAAGCGCGCATTTCCCGCAGCAAAGGGAAAACTCGCTTGTAAGTCTTCTCCGATCCGGAGCAAAACCACTCGCGCCGTTCGTGAAAGCGCTGCGCGCTCTTCGGCAATCTGCCTACTCTTCAGAGTTTGTGAAAATACGCCGTAAAGAATAGCGAGAACAATGCTGAGAATGGAACTGGCGACAAGGACTTCGAGGAGGGTGAAACCTTTGGGGCTTGGGGCTTGGACAGCGATACATGTTGCGTGTTGCGTGTTGCGTAATCCGCAATCCGCAATTGGACCTTGGACTTTAGACCTTGGACATGGGACCTGAAACGTGAAACTCATCGTTCTGCCTTATGAGAGTGGCGTAAACAGAATCAGCTCACAACGTTCATCTTCACGGTCACCCCAGAGGACGTTGACCCGTAGCTCCCATAGACCATCAACTGGCGCTGGCCGCACCGTGCGCTGCCAACGAAACTCTGGATATCGTCCTGGGTGCATTTCGGCAAAATCACCACTTGTCATCTTCGTCGCGTTTTGTCCTTCTAACTGTGTACGTGTTAGCATCTCGCGGGCCAGTAATGTTGCGGTGCTGACCCGTTCGGCGCGCATGGTGAGCACTAAGTTCCGATTGTGCAACCCGAGCAAACCGACAAGCGCAACGGCAAGAACAGCAAAAGCGACGAGGACTTCGAGGAGGGTAAAACCCTTGAAATTTGAGAGCCGGGATTTGGGATTTAGGATTGCACGTAACACGCAACACGCACCGGTAAGCACGTGATACGTGAGACGTGAGACGTGATCCTCATATCCCAAGCCTCTAGCGAGAGCCATCGACATACCCCTCGTATATCCTCGCCTCACCAGTCACTGGCGGAATCATGACAGTCATCGTTCGGTCTCGTTGGTCACGTAGATGCACGACAGTCGGATCGACATAGCCATGTGGATAAAAATGGGTGAACACTTGGCCGGTATTCAGCCGCCCAGCTTGGGCAATATGCACATCGGCAAAAGCAATCCCCGAAGGCAATCTCACCGGTTGCGACATCGGTGAAGGATCGGCGACAAACTCGGTCGCGCCACGCGACGGGACCAGCACTTGTACGGCATAAGACTGTTCCCTCAGATCGTAGCGAATCCGATAGACTCGACCGCTAAACGCGGCTTCACCATTAACATAGCGCACCAGCGCCGCTAACCGTCGCGCGCTGTTCTCTAATCTCGCCCCACCGATGTCACCAAATCGAGGAAGGAGCGCAGTCACTAACAGTCCGATAATGAACAGCGTGAGGGAGAGTTCGAGCAGAGTAAAGCCCTTGGGGCTGGGGGCTGGGGGCTGGGGGCTCGTCAAAACAAACCTGAAACCTGAGACCTGAAACCTGAAACGCGAAGAAAAGGCACCTTGCCGTTTCCCCGTCTCCCCGTCTCCCCGTCTCCTCCCTAGAGGTCGCGGCTATCCAGATCCGCATACTTCCCCTCTCCACCTTCTTCGCCGTCTGCACCCAACGACTTCAGCGTATAACGTTCGCCGTTGCTCAGATACATGTACGGATGACCCCACGGATCGGTCTGTACTTTTTCTAGATACCCTTCTGGATTCCAGCGGTGCGGAACACTTCCACCCTGAGGCTTCGTCACAAGTGCCTGCAACCCTTGGTCGGTTGTAGGATACCCACCATTATCAAGTCGGTAGAGGTTCAGTGCCTGCTGAACAGCGCGGAGATCAGCCGCGGCTTTGGTCCGCTTTGCCTCGTCAGTTCGCCCCATCACTTTTGGTGCAACCAACGTCACAAGCAACCCAAGGATAAACACCACCACCATGACTTCGATGAGGGTGAAACCTCTTCGGCTTAAGGCAAAAACTTGGAGACCTGGGAGGAAAGACGTGATGCGTGATGC carries:
- the gspG gene encoding type II secretion system protein GspG, with amino-acid sequence MVVVFILGLLVTLVAPKVMGRTDEAKRTKAAADLRAVQQALNLYRLDNGGYPTTDQGLQALVTKPQGGSVPHRWNPEGYLEKVQTDPWGHPYMYLSNGERYTLKSLGADGEEGGEGKYADLDSRDL
- a CDS encoding prepilin-type N-terminal cleavage/methylation domain-containing protein is translated as MTSPQPPAPSPKGFTLLELSLTLFIIGLLVTALLPRFGDIGGARLENSARRLAALVRYVNGEAAFSGRVYRIRYDLREQSYAVQVLVPSRGATEFVADPSPMSQPVRLPSGIAFADVHIAQAGRLNTGQVFTHFYPHGYVDPTVVHLRDQRDRTMTVMIPPVTGEARIYEGYVDGSR
- a CDS encoding prepilin-type N-terminal cleavage/methylation domain-containing protein, producing MSFTFQVPCPRSKVQGPIADCGLRNTQHATCIAVQAPSPKGFTLLEVLVASSILSIVLAILYGVFSQTLKSRQIAEERAALSRTARVVLLRIGEDLQASFPFAAGNARFTGETRRTSSFPQASMSFMSFASGQLTAGGREGDWSEIAYDLIPDPLTPTLWQLIRRVRLSAETTRVASEGEMLPLLSRVQGLRLRFFDGRGWAEEWGRDQTRGRIPHAVEVELMLAVSDSRKRQRTLPSDAVRFSTVVDLPLARAGGAVSRPGGGL
- a CDS encoding prepilin-type N-terminal cleavage/methylation domain-containing protein codes for the protein MSMALARGLGYEDHVSRLTYHVLTGACCVLRAILNPKSRLSNFKGFTLLEVLVAFAVLAVALVGLLGLHNRNLVLTMRAERVSTATLLAREMLTRTQLEGQNATKMTSGDFAEMHPGRYPEFRWQRTVRPAPVDGLWELRVNVLWGDREDERCELILFTPLS